One genomic segment of Nitrososphaera sp. includes these proteins:
- the endA gene encoding tRNA-intron lyase codes for MNRSGSEPVVQTAGEVTTQVEARMQDGRMIVDDPRMQDELRGRGFGEVEAGSYVLKSFEALYLKHTERLAVTGHPAITFENLFELLLKDDSSVLTKFLIYRDLRSRGYVAKEGFGFGIDFRVYERGDYQSKPAKYVVFGISEGNDMKVRQFASSILQVEKMGKEAIIAVIERRGEVIYYKTSSMRFNPLGRKSRDEDKF; via the coding sequence ATGAACAGAAGCGGCTCCGAACCGGTTGTCCAGACAGCTGGCGAAGTAACGACTCAAGTCGAGGCGAGAATGCAGGATGGGAGGATGATCGTAGACGATCCAAGAATGCAGGACGAGCTTCGAGGCCGCGGATTCGGAGAGGTCGAAGCAGGCAGCTATGTTCTAAAATCGTTTGAGGCACTATACCTGAAGCATACTGAAAGACTTGCGGTTACAGGTCATCCTGCGATTACCTTCGAAAATTTGTTCGAGCTCCTGCTCAAAGATGATTCTTCGGTGCTGACAAAGTTTTTGATTTACAGAGACCTTCGAAGCAGGGGATATGTTGCGAAAGAGGGCTTTGGATTCGGGATTGACTTTCGAGTTTACGAACGCGGCGACTATCAAAGCAAGCCTGCCAAGTATGTTGTATTTGGTATCAGCGAGGGAAATGATATGAAAGTAAGGCAGTTTGCTTCTTCCATCCTGCAAGTGGAGAAGATGGGAAAAGAAGCTATAATCGCGGTAATTGAACGAAGGGGCGAGGTCATTTACTACAAGACATCGAGCATGCGCTTCAACCCACTTGGTAGAAAATCACGCGATGAGGATAAATTCTGA